TATCTTTGACATCACAAACTTTATAaacttgaaatttgaaaaggttgGGGTtaagacaaaaagaaaaaaaggttgGGGTAAAACAGGCTGGAAAAGAAAAGTAAACAAGATAAGCTACTCATAATGTCACACAGCCTTTATTTTCATTTGAGGAAGATAAAATCTACCCTAATTTTTAAACAATAGTCTTTGATTTGAAAATATGCCTAagttcaaaaagaaaatatgccCCAATGGCCAATTATTGCTTTTAAAAATAGGTTGAATTAAGAAATTATGAATCCTGACCAAATGTAAGAGTGATGTCATTCGTGAAGACGAGATCATTTAATTACTATTTTTATGGTTTTACAATCAAAGATATATGGCTCTAACTGTTGTAGTTTGAAGTTGAATAGACTTGTGCATAATCCCCCtcctaaaacaacaaaaaaactcaaGCCAGACACACAatgtgaaaaaagaaaaatcttaTATAAGGTAAATTAGagaaaggcttaattgcacttttcgccCCTGATCTATACTCCTTGTGCAATTTTAGTcccctttatttaaaaggagcaATTTTGGTACACTAAAGATTAATTTGTGACAATTGGATCATTCTGTCAGATTCCGTTTAATTCCAAACAGATTTTTCATAAGTGGCGCTCATTTATGACGTGGCACTGACACATTTTACCACTGAAATGCCACTAGGACTCCacgtaataaaaaataaaattaattaaaatttcaaaattaaaaaaattataattcattTAACTTTAATTCTAATCAAATTACTGATCTCTAATCACCCTCTATCTTCATCGGCAATGAATCAACAGCAACAAAAATTCTGGAAACAAATTTAGAAGCAACAACAACTTCATAGACAAAACAAGCTATAGAAATTCCAGCAACATTCACCCAAAGCCCCTTCCCATTACCCATAAACCAACCCACCACCGCTCTGATATCCGCCCCAGGCTGGGTCGCTGCCAAATCAGAAAAACACATCATGAAACTGTAAACACTCTTCCTCAGACACTTGTTCCATATCTGGTACATTAGCAGTCAAGTTCGGTGGGTCATCTTGGAAGAGGGATTAAAGCCATGTGTTCGTTTTCCTGTTGGATCTGGTTTCCCAAGAGAGAAAATCGGGAACGAAGAGGAGCTTCAACCCCAGACAACAAGCTCCGCATCATAGAGAACAGAGAGTTGCAGATCCTGAGAAATAAGTTAATAATAATTGGGTGAAGATGGCGTTGGAGGTGGTGAGGTTGGGGATGGGGGGTGGTGGCGCGGTGTGAAGAATTAGCCGGTGGAGATGGGGTTGAGCGTGGTGGTGTTGGGGTGAAAAAGCAGACGCTGAAAATGGGGTTGTGTGGgcttgggattttttttttctgtaataGAGCAGAACATGAGGAAGGgagggtgatgaagatgatgttgatggtgatgaagaagagaaagaacaaAGGAAAGATGTTCTGATGAAGTTTTgggtttaatatttttttattttttatgaaggggttgaagatgaagatgctcAAAGGTGGATGCTGGAGAATTCAGGGCAGTTAGGACTTAGGAGAGACGGTGGCTGGGGAAAATTGGGATTAGGGTTCTATAGGTTAAATTTCATTCTTTATTTAAAttgcttaatttatttattttattttattatttatttgatGATGTGTCATGTACGGTGGTgtaattagcaaaaaaaaagaatctaGATAAGAATATTCCGTTTAAAATCGGATGGAAGCTAACGGCGGACCTAATTGTCACATCATAATCTTTAGTGTACCAAAATtgctccttttaaataaaggggaccaaaattgcacaagaggTATAGATCAGggatgaaaagtgcaattaagccttagaGAAACTATGGCAAACAATCAGGAATATAATAAGAGAACGGGTGATATATATTAACAGGTGATGCAATATAAACCTTTTTATAAAGTAAAGAAAGAATAACACCATTTTAGCTAGAAGCTTTAGGCTTACCTGAGCCAAAGTCTATCTTAAAGAATGATTTTGGCCTCAATCAGTGTTGTCACTTGTCggtatatatattttgatttcaTTGAGATAATATCTTGTTCAAACTCTATATTTGATGTTAACTTCTTTAACGCTAGTGTAAAAGaacaaattttctttttatttacttttctgTATTTTCACTATTTTGTCTCTATTTCCCAAACAccaaaatattttctttgtaTATTCACAAAACTATCATGTTAACTTTTTTTCATCTGGTACTAGTACTATACTAGTATGTTGGGGCACTTGGGGGTTGTGTAGAAGGATAAATCATTACTTATCATTTCGacatttgtaaccaaaaaaatccTTTTAGCATTGTGATATAAGAAGCATCAAGACATTTTTATAATTTCTACAACTAAATTCCCTCAgttcaaacagttgtttatgAACCATAATAATTCGTACATGTTGGTGCCCACTAGGGCGGATCAGTttttttttggtccaccggtgcatcATGATTAAACACCgttagatctgagaatcttgAAATATTCTTTTATTAGATGGTTAGGATTTGTTGGATAGCAAAAGGGCAAAAACATAATTTGACAACCCTAGAACTCTCCTCATCTTACTGGTTCTTCTTCTCCCAGCTCTGACACATCCTTCTCCTAGCTCCGACGTTTCTTGCTCCATCGCCGGCCGTATCACTATCTTCAACCTCGCCGGCCGTATCACTACCTTCAACCTCGCCAGCGTTTCTGTCTCCAGCACCCTCTACCTTCCCACCTTCACCTCCATACCCTCTTTAATTTGCAACACTTCCGTCTTCCTATTACAAAACCCAGAAATAGAAACCAGAGAAGAAAAAATGAACATTCTTGGTTGAAAAACAAAGGCAATGCATTGAATAAGAAAGACGAAACtcaaaaacccagaaacaacAACAAGGGAGAAGAAAGATTGAATCTTTTTTAGTTAAAACCCATAAAAAATAGAGACATGACATGCATTGATCTGTGCTAGCAAAGAGAAgatggaagaagaaaaagaatcagAAGAAAGGATGGAAGACAGATCTGTGATCTTTTGATTTTTGGCACTTTTGATTTTGACTTTTGAAGAGAAGAGGGTGATAGATTTGTGCTAGCTTTTGATTTTCTGGGTCTCATTTTTGAGTTTTCTCCCAACGGCAGCCATGGTGGTTTTGATGGAACCCAAGTGAGAAGAGAGGAAGGGATGGGAGAGCAGCGGAGGAAGAGGGAGAAGCTTGTCATAGTCAAACACTTTACTTGACTTACCATGGTTTAACATGAAAGCAACAATCAATTCGTGGGATAAAGTCTGATGAGAAGAGTCTGtgtttgaacaaaaaaaaaaaaaaagaggggcCTGTGTaaggagggtgaagaaagtggGAGGAAGAGGGAGAAAAAAGAATAAAGTCTAAATTACCCTTTGTGCAAAGTCGAATTTATCcctggtgcaccggtggaccaaaaataaaatggtccaccctagtgggcaccgtaCAGGTTTGGCTATGTGCTAGTGTAACCTGTTTGTATAGCAAGATAATTAATTCATTTTGAAACAACAAAATGCCATTGATTGAAGCTGTATCCGTCATGAAAATTCAATACACTAGCAGGTGAGAGGAGTTGAAATTGGTTTCAGAATTTAATTGAGACCAACCCAATATCCGTGAATCTTCTTAATTCAGGAAAATAAATTGACCAGAATGAGTGAGAAGCACATCACAAACACCATTTACTCTACAAACACGAAAAATGATCTTTAATTGCAGCCATTTATACGCGTCTGCAATAAGTCAATACAGATTATTAGCCCCTCGGGACACGAGATTCTTCCAAATTGTGGGTCCATACACACCCTTTCTCTCTCACCTCTGTCTACTTCACcctctagagagagaaagaaaaacagaCATCCTTCCCAAAAATATTCCCatctaattttatttattaattttttaaaatatcattCAGATCACTATTTAAATGTtgtatctaccaaaaaaaaatttaatttccatgcaccgtcaaccaatcatatttcaagaatgtgagaaaatctctctttttatttaatttcattaattaacgtgttacatccttgaaatctgattggttgacggtttatggaaattaaactcttcttttttttatttaatttcattaattaacgtgtcacatccttaaaatctgattggttgataatgcatcatcctttttctctaAATAAAACTATTTAAATGTTGAATATTTTGAATTCGCGATTTTGTTATGGTAAAAATGCTTAAGATACTTTATCACACTTCGGAGTGTATTATGCGAGGAATTTTGAATGTAAAAGCTTTTCCACATATTTGTGGCTCAGTTTATGCTACAAAATGATAAATATATTGGGTAAAtagatgaatttttttaagtaTTTAATTTATTGTGCAGAGAATCTTGAATGCAAGAGCTTTCCCACATACTTGTGGCTCAGTTTATATTGCAAAATGATAAATATATTGAGTAAATAGATGAAAAtttcttaaatatttagttTATTGTTTCATTTAGAGCAATgtgtatgaaaaataatttattataagAAACATATTTATTTAATGTGATTTTCGAATCTTAAAGGAGTGACTCGAGATTAGTCTCATGATACTCAACTATAAAAATACAtagtaaaaatatatttagtttttaatttaacatataataaataattatgcTTAATatctcttttggtccctcacttatcacaatgTTACACTTCGGTCCCTatagaaaaaaattagtaaaattaGTCCCTCACATTTACACACTTTTACCGTTTTTGTCCCaaattgtaacgccccaatttctcaactgaggagtcacattagtaacctaacaagtctaaggactatttcttAATCCtgagaaaacacaatatatttttttcttttcgaaacagctgaacataattgaatatataacatagactttattcaaTAACTCAttcccgacataataataatagtgtcatacatcatcatgaacaagtttccaaagtaagtacgctcacttagacaagtggcgaatataaggtttaaacaacagagttttcagaaggaaaaagaaactcagacatagtccaccaaaaagggagaagcaactgcttcatccacctctactcgaccgcccacggtcacggtctccaacttgaacagctaagcttcagcggaaggctctccatcgcctaatagcgttaagcgcccaaacaacaagtagcaaatagaaagggttaactccatacaattaccatgtatgaaagagaaaatcatgctattcaaatttaactacctatcatggtaaataaaccaacaacataactaaactcatatatcaacaacctaacatataacatcaatttagatatcgacaacctaacatataacatcaattcaaatatcgataaactaataactaaaatccaacaacatagggttaggtgttagttccctataatgcaactatatgcttctaccaaaatggatcgatcagcaacgtctctcaagacgggacaatcacgcgggaccacacccacctcattgccacttaacgccactccggacgggacaatcgcgtgggaccacacccacctcatcgccactttagaacatctcgaaagatgggacaatcccgcgggaccacacccacctcattgccactttataacgcatcgaaagacgggacaatcacgtgggaccacacccacctcatcgccacttaaggaccaaagcctatatgccaagtcagtcaacaacaatcctcaaaccaatgattaattcggagtaaccacatgttattcctattatcaacgagcataaatcaactcaattcaatgacagaaaccagtaaacgaccgaaacctctcagaaaacggagacacacgtctcaataagtttactcggccgaagcctccagaaaacatttggcacaagcctcagaaacagtcaacataagcaagcatacaacattgcaagcataataatcataattcaatgccaatcaatataaacatcttcatctcaaacgcatgcagtgcgataaaagcaggcaagactcaaagacgctctaaaactgagttacccttaccttcgtgagtagaagttgggcatggaagttgtgaacctagaacaaggaaacacaatcatcaacacaagccctactagaagtaacaTTATCTACTAACGCTAATCGAAAccagaaagaaagcttttaaagcttcagagttcctcttaaggcacgaattgacaacagaacttcgttcgctaaaacgagcataactcgagctacagaactcggaatgacacgaaaccagcgccaaaatttcaacaatcgaaagagctactcaatggctcaggtcatagagacccaaaaattatttttggacacggtaccctaagcaataggtttcggccactatgtaaaatagggttcccGAACTTttccttcgatctaaatcgattcctaggtattcttaggcgatatctaggccagggaaactctcagaaaaattatcgaatcgaaaactgtcgcaggggtattttggtcaatatttttagctcggaaactcaaaaatcagaatttcgaaaaataaattagatggggttgataccaacgacgattatgacgactaatcctactgacgctaagcttaatcgagagttttaagcccaaaggacggaactttagcaaaaaatgggtatttcctccagaaatgaattccggcagcatttcggcgacattcggcaaaatgtaatccgctagaagtactcttgggtacgaagagaatatatttagacactaaaatcaacctatttggacagttttacaaaaagctcaaaacttgagCACAAAAAGACATAACAAAAGCGATGGAATTtaaagatcagaagaaagaaataacatcagtacctcgaggcctacgcgtagcaacgaacagagcaacgatcaggcaagaaccggaaaaaaaactcttcctcctttctccctcaagctcacccacaaccaacaaagaaaatgaaaagaaaaagaaaagaaagaccaGAGAACGTGgtctgcagaagaagaagaaagaaaatgaaggtgtgattttttcttagtttctgaagtcctatatataggaaattgaaaacgcgagaaaatgattatttcgcgattccgatttttcctactgattccaacgtattttagacacgatattcttcccgctgaatcttctaattcttcaaagaaatatcagtatgatttttggttttcgaggcttgtttttaatgtttactggtttaaaatgcactttatgcactttttgattttgacctcggatgcagaaacttccttctgaagaaagatttggaacgtcgattagagtgggccgacgcgtgtggaatcttcgtttgaagctccgaatagaaaaagtcttcattgtcgggtgattctagggttttgaaataccaaggtttcagtttcggcaaacttccgatgattggaatcggacgttcgtagatcctagagtttcgcctcgaaacgattgtgatatatggaaaaagagaagttctaacatttctctgaagatttttggactaaattcctacagtgttccaagggtggaagattgttggaaattttattcccatagtgttccaagggtggaacatagtctgCTGTCCTAAGGTTCtagtcctaggttttaaaacggatattagtcgtgctataacttaaatcgacttcgatacaatcctttgacttttcctgaactttctccttcataaatttattccatttgacaaacacttgttcaggttttccttcacgttacatcgaacttattcgtgaatcggaaatttcactaatttattctaagcttaaaaacttgggtcttacacaaaTAAGGATATTTTTGCAAAAGATTAAGCAATGTGGAGGATCAAAAATGCAAAATCGTGATAAATGAGAGACAAAAAGAACTATTAAGCCAAATAATTATAAAGCAATTTCCTTTTTGGCACTCATAGAAAAGTGGGTGGAGTTTCCTattctttataattttttgaaaGTATATCCTTCATACTTAATTTATtataagttttaaaatttttataatGAACTTTAATAATTTAGTCTTTAAGATTTTAAACTCTCTTATTTTAAAAAGGTAccgaaaataaaaatgaaggttTGTAATTGTAATTGACTAATCGTACACTCCCAAAGACATCTTTTACCTAAATCTGCGGTGTCTGTTCTGTTGTTCTGTTGTTCTGTCTTTGTTCTTTGTATGTTCATTTCATCATCTTCCAATTCTCTCTGTTtcattcatattcatattcatattcatgGGGTATCTCCATCTCTCTTGCAGAGCTGAATCCGCAGTTTCCACTTCCAATTCTCTATCAAACAAAGACAAAACCATCAAGATCCAACACTTCCAGTACACCGACCTTGAAGCCGCCACCAATGGCTTCTCCGACCGCCACCTCCTCGGCAAAGGCAGCCACGGCTACGTCTACAAAGCCATCGTCCACGGCCGTCCCGTCGCCGTCAAAAGACCCTCCAGACCTCACTCTCTTCTCCCCCGACCCatctcctcctcttcctctgcTCCTGCAGAGATAACCAACGAGGTTGACAACGAGATCGATATCTTGTCCAAAATTCAGAGCCCCAGGTTGGTCAATTTGGTCGGTTTCACCAATGATTCTAGGGACAGGCTTTTGGTGGTGGAGTTCATGAGCAATGGAACACTCTATGATGTTCTTCATTCCTCTGCTAGAACACCCAATTGGGGTAGGAGAATTCGTTTGGCTTTGCAAACTGCTAAGGCTATTGATACCCTTCATTCATCAACCCCACCAGTCATTCATAGAGATATTAAGTCTGCAAATGTTCTCATAGACCGCCACTATAATGCAAGGTTAGGGGATTTTGGTTTGGCTCTGATGGGTCATGTCAATGGCTACAATTTCAGGTCCACTCCACCTGCAGGCACAATGGGGTACCTTGATCCTTGTTATGTGACTCCTGATAATTTGAGCACTAAAACTGATGTGTTTagttttgggattttgttgttggagATTATCAGTGGAAGGAAAGCAATTGATGTTACATATTCACCACCATCAATTGTGGATTGGGCTATTCCTCTTATCAAGAGAGGGAAGTTGGTGGCGGTTTATGACCCTAGAATACCACCTCCTAAGGATCCTGTTGTGAGGAAGCAATTGGCTGTGATTGCAGCAAAGTGTGTGAGGTCTTGTAGAGAGAGAAGGCCTTCCATGAAGGAGATTGTGAATTGGCTTTGTGGGTTGTGTAAGTTGGTGCCTCTTCATTCATGGAATGGTTTCAACAACCCTTGTATGATGGTTGAGACTGTGGGGAGGCCTGTTGAAGCAAGAAAAAATGGTGAATTCGGCGCGGAGGAAGGGAATTTTGATGGTTTGGATGGTGCTAGATTGTCAAAGTCTGCAGTGAGATATTCAAGGAGGGTGTATTCTGATTTGGGGTTCAGCAGCAACTTGATGGACCTTATGGCTCACACTGAGGAGCCAGAGTTTCTAAGAGATGCTGATGGAGTAGAACACACTCAACAAAGTTCTAAACCAGCTGAGAAAGTTTCTAGCTCAAGATTTGGTAGTGGAAGATACTTCAGCAGAGGAAAAAATTTGTACCGGCCTTGTGGTGCTGATAAGGATGTGTTTGGCTTGAGTAAAGGCCAGATTGTTGGCGAGTCTTCTTCAAAACAGGATGTGGTTTCTGATTCGAATTTGAATTCTCTGGCAGCTGAGGTGATCTAGTTTAATTGTAGAAACATTTGATTGAGTGATGCTCAGGCTTGTAAGTTTTTTGCTTGCGAATTATACTTATGTGGATTTGTTGTTAGTTCATTATTTGTGGATTTCAGAAATGACCTCTTCATGTATCAGGAATTTGGATTGAAGGGCACATTACTGATGTCCCCTTAACTTTGTTCAAAAAAGTTTGCCAAAGGTTTTGTTCCCCTTTTTCTTCCCATCAATGACAAAATGCAAAAGTCAATGTATGATTCAGGAACTCATGAGTGTTGTTAGCCTTTTTTACATACATGAAGCTGCAGCAGAAAAATTGTAAAAATTCCTCCAATGCTTGTTAGTTGAATAACCTGTTTGTATGTATGTAGCTCAAATAAACTTTCAATACAAGTCCTGTTGTGAATTGTAATCCTTTTTGGCAATTctattatttactttttttcttcttaatttaCTAACTAGTAGGCTTATTTCAAGTGAAGTCTTGGATTAATGCATGTTGTTGTATGCTCTATTATCTTATCATTCTTTGATTCTTTATTCATCCATCTATGGTATGACCACAATCTTATGGCAGTCGAAATAAGTTTGAGCAGGGAATAGGGATAGCATTTGATAATCAGTAATGATATTTAAACACTTCAATAGATACCCAACTGACACTTAATTTTCTCTTTATCTATTCTTATCACAttcatcatatatcacattcattacttatatctcttctcttcctttcttaCTCCATTCTTACTCAAGGTGTTTATGTGTACATATGATTCATCTTTCTTTAATTACAATCTCATTTGTTATAAGTTGCCTACTACCTTTTCATTTATATTAGCAAGAAGAAAAACATTTCTTCATAAGTTGTCAAGTTTGCCTTGGACTTTGGTCTTGTTTAGGAGAATTTATTTAAACTTATCTTATAGATTAACAAACGTTTATGCAAGTATGTAGAAGAACTTATATAAATAGCTTATATTCTATATGTTGTTATgatcttattttcataagctgttTGAACTAACTTATGCATAAACGCTTAAGCCTATTCATAAGTCATAACGTATCTTGagttatttcaataaatttatcaaatttGCTTATGAAAAAGCTGCTATGCGCTTATGAATAAGCTGCTATGCGATGAACATTTATTAGCACATAGTTAAAATGTCTACTCGAACACATCCTTTGTCTATGCTTGCAATAAATTAGCATTATATTTCAATCAAGCAAATATAATCCACAGGTCAAGTTTGCTTTCAGCAAATTTGTGGCGTAGATTGATATGCCACTATGGCACATGATGataattttatataaaacaaagaGGGAATGACAAAAGATTGAGGGCACCATTTCCATAATAGTGGTGTGTATTATATAATGGGCCCCAACTAACCTGATAGCAAAGTTTTGATTCGTCATGTTGTGGTGGTCACTAGTTGAAGA
This portion of the Lotus japonicus ecotype B-129 chromosome 3, LjGifu_v1.2 genome encodes:
- the LOC130747886 gene encoding serine/threonine-protein kinase-like protein At3g51990, whose translation is MGYLHLSCRAESAVSTSNSLSNKDKTIKIQHFQYTDLEAATNGFSDRHLLGKGSHGYVYKAIVHGRPVAVKRPSRPHSLLPRPISSSSSAPAEITNEVDNEIDILSKIQSPRLVNLVGFTNDSRDRLLVVEFMSNGTLYDVLHSSARTPNWGRRIRLALQTAKAIDTLHSSTPPVIHRDIKSANVLIDRHYNARLGDFGLALMGHVNGYNFRSTPPAGTMGYLDPCYVTPDNLSTKTDVFSFGILLLEIISGRKAIDVTYSPPSIVDWAIPLIKRGKLVAVYDPRIPPPKDPVVRKQLAVIAAKCVRSCRERRPSMKEIVNWLCGLCKLVPLHSWNGFNNPCMMVETVGRPVEARKNGEFGAEEGNFDGLDGARLSKSAVRYSRRVYSDLGFSSNLMDLMAHTEEPEFLRDADGVEHTQQSSKPAEKVSSSRFGSGRYFSRGKNLYRPCGADKDVFGLSKGQIVGESSSKQDVVSDSNLNSLAAEVI